A region of Anopheles merus strain MAF chromosome 2R, AmerM5.1, whole genome shotgun sequence DNA encodes the following proteins:
- the LOC121587960 gene encoding N(G),N(G)-dimethylarginine dimethylaminohydrolase 1 isoform X1, whose amino-acid sequence MASPFRYTHAITARIPLSLRTRGEIDLEEAKLQHESYVKMLRDLGLDVIELPPDENLPECPFVEDCAVVCNGIALICRPGDPHRLQEVEAVRAVLKKELDLPLAEIADPNARLDGGDVLFTGREFFVGLSKWTNEAGARAVAAAFPEYPCVPIKVEDVDEVVNPITLDLVSGVIQVTEHHHLKYYVSMGGPDVLCVSRSKESQEILKRIEREATFTYHTLTLQEETAANVLYINGTLVTRSVDEIPVSTQILSQKIDAPRQMLYMSELGKFSNGLTACSILVKRSKHIKSH is encoded by the exons ATGGCGTCACCCTTCCGCTATACACACGCAATCACTGCCAG AATTCCACTATCGCTAAGAACACGGGGAGAAATAGATCTAGAAGAGGCAAAATTGCAGCATGAAAGCTATGTAAAGATGTTACGTGACCTAGGGTTGGACGTGATCGAACTGCCGCCGGACGAAAATTTACCCGAATGTCCGTTCGTCGAGGACTGCGCCGTCGTTTGCAATGGAATCGCATTAATTTGCCGGCCCGGCGATCCCCATCGGTTGCAGGAA GTCGAGGCGGTACGGGCTGTACTGAAGAAGGAACTGGATCTTCCACTGGCAGAAATAGCCGATCCAAACGCTAGACTGGACGGGGGCGACGTGCTGTTCACTGGGCGCGAGTTTTTCGTCGGACTCAGCAAGTGGACCAACGAGGCCGGAGCTCGCGCTGTGGCGGCCGCCTTTCCCGAGTATCCCTGTGTTCCGATTAAG GTAGAAGACGTAGACGAAGTGGTGAATCCTATTACGTTGGATTTAGTCAGTGGAGTCATTCAG GTAACGGAACATCACCATCTCAAGTATTACGTGTCCATGGGAGGACCCGACGTACTCTGCGTCAGTCGGAGCAAGGAGTCGCAAGAGATCTTGAAACGGATCGAAAGGGAAGCAACGTTTACGTACCACACGCTGACGCTACAGGAGGAGACAGCAGCTAATGTGCTGTACATCAACGGCACACTCGTCACGCGATCCGTGGACGAAATTCCAGTCTCGACGCAG ATTTTGTCGCAGAAAATTGACGCTCCACGCCAGATGCTGTATATGTCCGAGCTGGGCAAGTTTTCCAACGGTCTTACTGCGTGCTCTATTCTGGTCAAACGTTCCAAGCACATCAAGAGCCAttga
- the LOC121587960 gene encoding N(G),N(G)-dimethylarginine dimethylaminohydrolase 1 isoform X2 encodes MASPFRYTHAITARIPLSLRTRGEIDLEEAKLQHESYVKMLRDLGLDVIELPPDENLPECPFVEDCAVVCNGIALICRPGDPHRLQEVEAVRAVLKKELDLPLAEIADPNARLDGGDVLFTGREFFVGLSKWTNEAGARAVAAAFPEYPCVPIKVTEHHHLKYYVSMGGPDVLCVSRSKESQEILKRIEREATFTYHTLTLQEETAANVLYINGTLVTRSVDEIPVSTQILSQKIDAPRQMLYMSELGKFSNGLTACSILVKRSKHIKSH; translated from the exons ATGGCGTCACCCTTCCGCTATACACACGCAATCACTGCCAG AATTCCACTATCGCTAAGAACACGGGGAGAAATAGATCTAGAAGAGGCAAAATTGCAGCATGAAAGCTATGTAAAGATGTTACGTGACCTAGGGTTGGACGTGATCGAACTGCCGCCGGACGAAAATTTACCCGAATGTCCGTTCGTCGAGGACTGCGCCGTCGTTTGCAATGGAATCGCATTAATTTGCCGGCCCGGCGATCCCCATCGGTTGCAGGAA GTCGAGGCGGTACGGGCTGTACTGAAGAAGGAACTGGATCTTCCACTGGCAGAAATAGCCGATCCAAACGCTAGACTGGACGGGGGCGACGTGCTGTTCACTGGGCGCGAGTTTTTCGTCGGACTCAGCAAGTGGACCAACGAGGCCGGAGCTCGCGCTGTGGCGGCCGCCTTTCCCGAGTATCCCTGTGTTCCGATTAAG GTAACGGAACATCACCATCTCAAGTATTACGTGTCCATGGGAGGACCCGACGTACTCTGCGTCAGTCGGAGCAAGGAGTCGCAAGAGATCTTGAAACGGATCGAAAGGGAAGCAACGTTTACGTACCACACGCTGACGCTACAGGAGGAGACAGCAGCTAATGTGCTGTACATCAACGGCACACTCGTCACGCGATCCGTGGACGAAATTCCAGTCTCGACGCAG ATTTTGTCGCAGAAAATTGACGCTCCACGCCAGATGCTGTATATGTCCGAGCTGGGCAAGTTTTCCAACGGTCTTACTGCGTGCTCTATTCTGGTCAAACGTTCCAAGCACATCAAGAGCCAttga
- the LOC121587959 gene encoding RNA-binding protein cabeza isoform X2: MADQYGGYGSNDFGSAAPYSVPPPAINQSYSQPPPMSKFGGGGGGGGAGSYGQQSSGSVGGGYGGGQSDYNGGGGRGDGGGYGGSNRGGGGGGGGGGYDRRGGNQTGGYSGGGNKGGYNKAEGEMITQEDTIFIQGMTPETTEEEIAERFGSIGVIKRDKRTQKPKIWMYKDKETGNMKGEATVTYDDASAAQSAIGWFDNKEFNGAIVKVTLAQRFSNWQNKGGNRGGFNKGGGGGGGGGFGGGNRMGGGGDRGGGGDRGGYNRGGGDRDDSRSRPPPGGGGAMGGGRGGGFGGGSGGQDREGDWNCGECNNKNFAWRNECNRCKAPKGDGDGSDGGSRGGYGGNRNGGGGGAGGGRDRGSFGGGRGGGAGGQDRGYGGSNRGGRDNGGGYGGGAMRGNDRNNRNDQRQRPY; encoded by the exons ATGGCTGACC AGTACGGTGGCTACGGCAGTAATGATTTTGGGAGTGCGGCGCCGTATAGCGTTCCTCCACCAGCGATTAACCAAAGCTACAGCCAGCCTCCTCCAATGAGCAAGttcggcggcggtggtggcggtggcggtgccgGCAGCTACGGTCAGCAGAGTTCCGGTTCTGTCGGCGGTGGATACGGCGGTGGCCAAAGTG ATTACAATGGTGGCGGAGGCCGTGGTGACGGCGGCGGGTACGGTGGTAGCAaccgcggtggtggtggtggcggcggcggcggcggctacGACAGAAGAGGTGGTAACCAAACCGGCGGCTACAG TGGCGGCGGCAACAAGGGTGGTTATAACAAAG CCGAGGGTGAAATGATCACGCAGGAGGATACAATCTTCATTCAGGGAATGACACCGGAAACTACGGAAGAGGAAATTGCCGAACGCTTTGGATCGATCGGTGTGATTAAG CGTGACAAGCGCACCCAGAAGCCCAAAATTTGGATGTACAAGGACAAGGAAACGGGCAACATGAAGGGTGAGGCAACCGTCACGTACGATGACGCTAGTGCCGCCCAGTCCGCCATCGGATGGTTCGATAACAAGGAATTCAATGGCGCCATCGTCAAGGTGACGCTGGCCCAGCGTTTCAGCAACTGGCAGAACAAGGGTGGCAATCGGGGCGGCTTCAACaagggcggcggtggcggcggcggcggtggtttCGGCGGCGGAAATCGAATGGGTGGTGGCGGTGATCGCGGAGGTGGCGGCGATCGCGGTGGCTACAACCGTGGTGGCGGCGATCGAGACGACAGCCGATCGCGCCCTCCgcccggcggcggtggtgcgaTGGGCGGAGGCCGGGGTGGTGGATTCGGCGGTGGCAGCGGGGGACAGGATCGCGAGGGCGACTGGAACTGTGGCGAAtgtaacaacaaaaactttgCCTGGCGCAACGAATGCAACCGCTGCAAGGCACCGAAGGGCGATGGCGATGGTTCCGATGGTGGTAGCAGAGGCGGTTATGGTGGCAACCGGaatggaggaggaggaggagctggTGGCGGTCGGGATCGGGGCTCGTTCGGCGGCGGACGGGGTGGCGGTGCTGGAGGGCAGGATCGGGGCTACGGAGGATCGAATCGCGGAGGACGGGACAACGGTGGCGGCTATGGTGGCGGAGCGATGAGAGGAAA TGACAGAAACAACCGGAATGATCAACGACAACGCCCGTACTAA
- the LOC121587959 gene encoding RNA-binding protein cabeza isoform X1 has product MADQYGGYGSNDFGSAAPYSVPPPAINQSYSQPPPMSKFGGGGGGGGAGSYGQQSSGSVGGGYGGGQSDYNGGGGRGDGGGYGGSNRGGGGGGGGGGYDRRGGNQTGGYSSGGGNKGGYNKAEGEMITQEDTIFIQGMTPETTEEEIAERFGSIGVIKRDKRTQKPKIWMYKDKETGNMKGEATVTYDDASAAQSAIGWFDNKEFNGAIVKVTLAQRFSNWQNKGGNRGGFNKGGGGGGGGGFGGGNRMGGGGDRGGGGDRGGYNRGGGDRDDSRSRPPPGGGGAMGGGRGGGFGGGSGGQDREGDWNCGECNNKNFAWRNECNRCKAPKGDGDGSDGGSRGGYGGNRNGGGGGAGGGRDRGSFGGGRGGGAGGQDRGYGGSNRGGRDNGGGYGGGAMRGNDRNNRNDQRQRPY; this is encoded by the exons ATGGCTGACC AGTACGGTGGCTACGGCAGTAATGATTTTGGGAGTGCGGCGCCGTATAGCGTTCCTCCACCAGCGATTAACCAAAGCTACAGCCAGCCTCCTCCAATGAGCAAGttcggcggcggtggtggcggtggcggtgccgGCAGCTACGGTCAGCAGAGTTCCGGTTCTGTCGGCGGTGGATACGGCGGTGGCCAAAGTG ATTACAATGGTGGCGGAGGCCGTGGTGACGGCGGCGGGTACGGTGGTAGCAaccgcggtggtggtggtggcggcggcggcggcggctacGACAGAAGAGGTGGTAACCAAACCGGCGGCTACAG CAGTGGCGGCGGCAACAAGGGTGGTTATAACAAAG CCGAGGGTGAAATGATCACGCAGGAGGATACAATCTTCATTCAGGGAATGACACCGGAAACTACGGAAGAGGAAATTGCCGAACGCTTTGGATCGATCGGTGTGATTAAG CGTGACAAGCGCACCCAGAAGCCCAAAATTTGGATGTACAAGGACAAGGAAACGGGCAACATGAAGGGTGAGGCAACCGTCACGTACGATGACGCTAGTGCCGCCCAGTCCGCCATCGGATGGTTCGATAACAAGGAATTCAATGGCGCCATCGTCAAGGTGACGCTGGCCCAGCGTTTCAGCAACTGGCAGAACAAGGGTGGCAATCGGGGCGGCTTCAACaagggcggcggtggcggcggcggcggtggtttCGGCGGCGGAAATCGAATGGGTGGTGGCGGTGATCGCGGAGGTGGCGGCGATCGCGGTGGCTACAACCGTGGTGGCGGCGATCGAGACGACAGCCGATCGCGCCCTCCgcccggcggcggtggtgcgaTGGGCGGAGGCCGGGGTGGTGGATTCGGCGGTGGCAGCGGGGGACAGGATCGCGAGGGCGACTGGAACTGTGGCGAAtgtaacaacaaaaactttgCCTGGCGCAACGAATGCAACCGCTGCAAGGCACCGAAGGGCGATGGCGATGGTTCCGATGGTGGTAGCAGAGGCGGTTATGGTGGCAACCGGaatggaggaggaggaggagctggTGGCGGTCGGGATCGGGGCTCGTTCGGCGGCGGACGGGGTGGCGGTGCTGGAGGGCAGGATCGGGGCTACGGAGGATCGAATCGCGGAGGACGGGACAACGGTGGCGGCTATGGTGGCGGAGCGATGAGAGGAAA TGACAGAAACAACCGGAATGATCAACGACAACGCCCGTACTAA
- the LOC121587959 gene encoding RNA-binding protein cabeza isoform X3 produces MADHYNGGGGRGDGGGYGGSNRGGGGGGGGGGYDRRGGNQTGGYSSGGGNKGGYNKAEGEMITQEDTIFIQGMTPETTEEEIAERFGSIGVIKRDKRTQKPKIWMYKDKETGNMKGEATVTYDDASAAQSAIGWFDNKEFNGAIVKVTLAQRFSNWQNKGGNRGGFNKGGGGGGGGGFGGGNRMGGGGDRGGGGDRGGYNRGGGDRDDSRSRPPPGGGGAMGGGRGGGFGGGSGGQDREGDWNCGECNNKNFAWRNECNRCKAPKGDGDGSDGGSRGGYGGNRNGGGGGAGGGRDRGSFGGGRGGGAGGQDRGYGGSNRGGRDNGGGYGGGAMRGNDRNNRNDQRQRPY; encoded by the exons ATGGCTGACC ATTACAATGGTGGCGGAGGCCGTGGTGACGGCGGCGGGTACGGTGGTAGCAaccgcggtggtggtggtggcggcggcggcggcggctacGACAGAAGAGGTGGTAACCAAACCGGCGGCTACAG CAGTGGCGGCGGCAACAAGGGTGGTTATAACAAAG CCGAGGGTGAAATGATCACGCAGGAGGATACAATCTTCATTCAGGGAATGACACCGGAAACTACGGAAGAGGAAATTGCCGAACGCTTTGGATCGATCGGTGTGATTAAG CGTGACAAGCGCACCCAGAAGCCCAAAATTTGGATGTACAAGGACAAGGAAACGGGCAACATGAAGGGTGAGGCAACCGTCACGTACGATGACGCTAGTGCCGCCCAGTCCGCCATCGGATGGTTCGATAACAAGGAATTCAATGGCGCCATCGTCAAGGTGACGCTGGCCCAGCGTTTCAGCAACTGGCAGAACAAGGGTGGCAATCGGGGCGGCTTCAACaagggcggcggtggcggcggcggcggtggtttCGGCGGCGGAAATCGAATGGGTGGTGGCGGTGATCGCGGAGGTGGCGGCGATCGCGGTGGCTACAACCGTGGTGGCGGCGATCGAGACGACAGCCGATCGCGCCCTCCgcccggcggcggtggtgcgaTGGGCGGAGGCCGGGGTGGTGGATTCGGCGGTGGCAGCGGGGGACAGGATCGCGAGGGCGACTGGAACTGTGGCGAAtgtaacaacaaaaactttgCCTGGCGCAACGAATGCAACCGCTGCAAGGCACCGAAGGGCGATGGCGATGGTTCCGATGGTGGTAGCAGAGGCGGTTATGGTGGCAACCGGaatggaggaggaggaggagctggTGGCGGTCGGGATCGGGGCTCGTTCGGCGGCGGACGGGGTGGCGGTGCTGGAGGGCAGGATCGGGGCTACGGAGGATCGAATCGCGGAGGACGGGACAACGGTGGCGGCTATGGTGGCGGAGCGATGAGAGGAAA TGACAGAAACAACCGGAATGATCAACGACAACGCCCGTACTAA
- the LOC121587959 gene encoding RNA-binding protein cabeza isoform X4 — protein MVAEAVVTAAGTVVATAVVVVAAAAAATTEEVVTKPAATAEGEMITQEDTIFIQGMTPETTEEEIAERFGSIGVIKRDKRTQKPKIWMYKDKETGNMKGEATVTYDDASAAQSAIGWFDNKEFNGAIVKVTLAQRFSNWQNKGGNRGGFNKGGGGGGGGGFGGGNRMGGGGDRGGGGDRGGYNRGGGDRDDSRSRPPPGGGGAMGGGRGGGFGGGSGGQDREGDWNCGECNNKNFAWRNECNRCKAPKGDGDGSDGGSRGGYGGNRNGGGGGAGGGRDRGSFGGGRGGGAGGQDRGYGGSNRGGRDNGGGYGGGAMRGNDRNNRNDQRQRPY, from the exons ATGGTGGCGGAGGCCGTGGTGACGGCGGCGGGTACGGTGGTAGCAaccgcggtggtggtggtggcggcggcggcggcggctacGACAGAAGAGGTGGTAACCAAACCGGCGGCTACAG CCGAGGGTGAAATGATCACGCAGGAGGATACAATCTTCATTCAGGGAATGACACCGGAAACTACGGAAGAGGAAATTGCCGAACGCTTTGGATCGATCGGTGTGATTAAG CGTGACAAGCGCACCCAGAAGCCCAAAATTTGGATGTACAAGGACAAGGAAACGGGCAACATGAAGGGTGAGGCAACCGTCACGTACGATGACGCTAGTGCCGCCCAGTCCGCCATCGGATGGTTCGATAACAAGGAATTCAATGGCGCCATCGTCAAGGTGACGCTGGCCCAGCGTTTCAGCAACTGGCAGAACAAGGGTGGCAATCGGGGCGGCTTCAACaagggcggcggtggcggcggcggcggtggtttCGGCGGCGGAAATCGAATGGGTGGTGGCGGTGATCGCGGAGGTGGCGGCGATCGCGGTGGCTACAACCGTGGTGGCGGCGATCGAGACGACAGCCGATCGCGCCCTCCgcccggcggcggtggtgcgaTGGGCGGAGGCCGGGGTGGTGGATTCGGCGGTGGCAGCGGGGGACAGGATCGCGAGGGCGACTGGAACTGTGGCGAAtgtaacaacaaaaactttgCCTGGCGCAACGAATGCAACCGCTGCAAGGCACCGAAGGGCGATGGCGATGGTTCCGATGGTGGTAGCAGAGGCGGTTATGGTGGCAACCGGaatggaggaggaggaggagctggTGGCGGTCGGGATCGGGGCTCGTTCGGCGGCGGACGGGGTGGCGGTGCTGGAGGGCAGGATCGGGGCTACGGAGGATCGAATCGCGGAGGACGGGACAACGGTGGCGGCTATGGTGGCGGAGCGATGAGAGGAAA TGACAGAAACAACCGGAATGATCAACGACAACGCCCGTACTAA
- the LOC121587955 gene encoding transcription factor GAGA-like isoform X2: MSSGLVEKSFVNNDELFYLKWNNFQKNVSTQFEKLREDDDLVDITFACEGRMLTAHKLVLFACSPYFKELLKKNPSPHPVFFMNDVKYDVLKAILQYMYLGEVHITNENLKEFIKTAEGLQIRGLSKENNGDLIIPTHQDVLRREEKNEQMLDEFCRKRSDIGQLQTSSVLNIKRVKTAPDGSMTAGGGGGGPDGNVSDVEPKVEMVEYLDSEAGTHQSPTYCSMEPYADKTNARTAMGHLGAINNAGFSQSGAATVSGAAGPNQPGGSTGHSHNVHEYKSEDDSSWMEKSLDNISVNSEQSMKYNSGGGGGGASGGGSGNGGGNGDKSKGRSSRNSNRSTDDKANCLTPRCCPVCSRLYSNVSNLRQHMRLIHNPTAVCCPICQKHFNSELYLKRHYSSIHSINPNSTGDGELVDTKPPASQLQQQAPPQQQQGPQQTQQQQQQQQQQQQQQQQQQQQQQQAQQQQPQQQAPAPTANTWNPYHHHDASQLVNPFIK, translated from the exons AATGATGAGCTGTTCTATCTGAAGTGGAACAACTTTCAGAAGAACGTCAGCACCCAGTTCGAAAAGTTGCGCGAAGACGACGACCTGGTGGACATAACGTTCGCCTGCGAGGGCCGAATGCTTACCGCGCACAAGCTGGTACTGTTCGCGTGCAGCCCTTACTTTAAGGAGCTGCTGAAG AAAAATCCCTCCCCGCATCCAGTGTTTTTCATGAACGACGTCAAGTACGATGTGCTGAAAGCCATCCTGCAGTACATGTACCTCGGCGAGGTGCACATCACGAACGAGAATCTGAAGGAATTCATCAAAACCGCCGAAGGGCTGCAAATCCGTGGACTGAGCAAAGAAAACAAT GGAGATCTGATTATTCCGACACACCAGGACGTACTGCGCCGGGAGGAAAAGAACGAACAAATGCTGGACGAGTTCTGCCGGAAGCGGTCCGACATTGGGCAGCTCCAGACATCGTCCGTGCTGAACATAAAGCGCGTCaagacggctccggacggctcgaTGAcggccggcggcggcggcggcggcccggATGGAAATG TGTCGGACGTAGAACCGAAAGTGGAAATGGTCGAGTATCTGGACAGTGAGGCGGGCACGCACCAATCGCCAACGTACTGCAGCATGGAACCGTACGCGGATAAAACCAATGCCCGCACCGCCATGGGCCATCTGGGGGCAATCAATAATG CCGGTTTCAGCCAATCCGGCGCCGCGACCGTTTCCGGCGCAGCGGGACCTAATCAACCCGGTGGCTCTACCGGCCACAGCCATAATGTGCACGAGTACAAATCGGAGGACGACAGCAGTTGGATGGAGAAGTCGCTCGACAACATTTCCGTCAACTCGGAGCAAAGCATGAAGTACAacagcggcggtggcggcggcggtgccagtggcggcggcagcgggaACGGCGGCGGCAATGGTGATAAGAGCAAGGGGCGCAGCAGTCGGAACAGCAACCGGTCCACGGACGACAAAGCCAACTGTCTGACGCCACGCTGCTGTCCGGTCTGTTCGCGGCTCTACTCGAACGTGTCCAATCTGCGGCAGCACATGCGGCTGATACACAACCCGACGGCCGTCTGCTGCCCGATCTGCCAGAAGCACTTCAACTCCGAGCTCTACCTGAAGCGCCACTACTCGTCGATACACTCGATCAATCCTAACAGCACCGGCGATGGTGAGCTGGTCGACACGAAACCTCCCGCGTcgcaactgcagcagcaagcaccgccccagcaacagcaaggCCCTCAGCaaacgcaacaacagcaacagcagcaacaacaacagcagcaacagcaacaacagcagcagcagcagcagcaacaggcccaacagcaacaacctCAACAGCAAGCTCCAGCACCGACGGCAAATACCTGGAATCCGTACCATCATCACGATGCCTCCCAGTTGGTGAATCCTTTTATCAAGTAA
- the LOC121587955 gene encoding transcription factor GAGA-like isoform X1, which produces MSSGLVEKSFVNNDELFYLKWNNFQKNVSTQFEKLREDDDLVDITFACEGRMLTAHKLVLFACSPYFKELLKKNPSPHPVFFMNDVKYDVLKAILQYMYLGEVHITNENLKEFIKTAEGLQIRGLSKENNGDLIIPTHQDVLRREEKNEQMLDEFCRKRSDIGQLQTSSVLNIKRVKTAPDGSMTAGGGGGGPDGNVSDVEPKVEMVEYLDSEAGTHQSPTYCSMEPYADKTNARTAMGHLGAINNVAGFSQSGAATVSGAAGPNQPGGSTGHSHNVHEYKSEDDSSWMEKSLDNISVNSEQSMKYNSGGGGGGASGGGSGNGGGNGDKSKGRSSRNSNRSTDDKANCLTPRCCPVCSRLYSNVSNLRQHMRLIHNPTAVCCPICQKHFNSELYLKRHYSSIHSINPNSTGDGELVDTKPPASQLQQQAPPQQQQGPQQTQQQQQQQQQQQQQQQQQQQQQQQAQQQQPQQQAPAPTANTWNPYHHHDASQLVNPFIK; this is translated from the exons AATGATGAGCTGTTCTATCTGAAGTGGAACAACTTTCAGAAGAACGTCAGCACCCAGTTCGAAAAGTTGCGCGAAGACGACGACCTGGTGGACATAACGTTCGCCTGCGAGGGCCGAATGCTTACCGCGCACAAGCTGGTACTGTTCGCGTGCAGCCCTTACTTTAAGGAGCTGCTGAAG AAAAATCCCTCCCCGCATCCAGTGTTTTTCATGAACGACGTCAAGTACGATGTGCTGAAAGCCATCCTGCAGTACATGTACCTCGGCGAGGTGCACATCACGAACGAGAATCTGAAGGAATTCATCAAAACCGCCGAAGGGCTGCAAATCCGTGGACTGAGCAAAGAAAACAAT GGAGATCTGATTATTCCGACACACCAGGACGTACTGCGCCGGGAGGAAAAGAACGAACAAATGCTGGACGAGTTCTGCCGGAAGCGGTCCGACATTGGGCAGCTCCAGACATCGTCCGTGCTGAACATAAAGCGCGTCaagacggctccggacggctcgaTGAcggccggcggcggcggcggcggcccggATGGAAATG TGTCGGACGTAGAACCGAAAGTGGAAATGGTCGAGTATCTGGACAGTGAGGCGGGCACGCACCAATCGCCAACGTACTGCAGCATGGAACCGTACGCGGATAAAACCAATGCCCGCACCGCCATGGGCCATCTGGGGGCAATCAATAATG TAGCCGGTTTCAGCCAATCCGGCGCCGCGACCGTTTCCGGCGCAGCGGGACCTAATCAACCCGGTGGCTCTACCGGCCACAGCCATAATGTGCACGAGTACAAATCGGAGGACGACAGCAGTTGGATGGAGAAGTCGCTCGACAACATTTCCGTCAACTCGGAGCAAAGCATGAAGTACAacagcggcggtggcggcggcggtgccagtggcggcggcagcgggaACGGCGGCGGCAATGGTGATAAGAGCAAGGGGCGCAGCAGTCGGAACAGCAACCGGTCCACGGACGACAAAGCCAACTGTCTGACGCCACGCTGCTGTCCGGTCTGTTCGCGGCTCTACTCGAACGTGTCCAATCTGCGGCAGCACATGCGGCTGATACACAACCCGACGGCCGTCTGCTGCCCGATCTGCCAGAAGCACTTCAACTCCGAGCTCTACCTGAAGCGCCACTACTCGTCGATACACTCGATCAATCCTAACAGCACCGGCGATGGTGAGCTGGTCGACACGAAACCTCCCGCGTcgcaactgcagcagcaagcaccgccccagcaacagcaaggCCCTCAGCaaacgcaacaacagcaacagcagcaacaacaacagcagcaacagcaacaacagcagcagcagcagcagcaacaggcccaacagcaacaacctCAACAGCAAGCTCCAGCACCGACGGCAAATACCTGGAATCCGTACCATCATCACGATGCCTCCCAGTTGGTGAATCCTTTTATCAAGTAA
- the LOC121587955 gene encoding transcription factor GAGA-like isoform X3: MSSGLVEKSFVNNDELFYLKWNNFQKNVSTQFEKLREDDDLVDITFACEGRMLTAHKLVLFACSPYFKELLKKNPSPHPVFFMNDVKYDVLKAILQYMYLGEVHITNENLKEFIKTAEGLQIRGLSKENNGDLIIPTHQDVLRREEKNEQMLDEFCRKRSDIGQLQTSSVLNIKRVKTAPDGSMTAGGGGGGPDGNEPKVEMVEYLDSEAGTHQSPTYCSMEPYADKTNARTAMGHLGAINNVAGFSQSGAATVSGAAGPNQPGGSTGHSHNVHEYKSEDDSSWMEKSLDNISVNSEQSMKYNSGGGGGGASGGGSGNGGGNGDKSKGRSSRNSNRSTDDKANCLTPRCCPVCSRLYSNVSNLRQHMRLIHNPTAVCCPICQKHFNSELYLKRHYSSIHSINPNSTGDGELVDTKPPASQLQQQAPPQQQQGPQQTQQQQQQQQQQQQQQQQQQQQQQQAQQQQPQQQAPAPTANTWNPYHHHDASQLVNPFIK; the protein is encoded by the exons AATGATGAGCTGTTCTATCTGAAGTGGAACAACTTTCAGAAGAACGTCAGCACCCAGTTCGAAAAGTTGCGCGAAGACGACGACCTGGTGGACATAACGTTCGCCTGCGAGGGCCGAATGCTTACCGCGCACAAGCTGGTACTGTTCGCGTGCAGCCCTTACTTTAAGGAGCTGCTGAAG AAAAATCCCTCCCCGCATCCAGTGTTTTTCATGAACGACGTCAAGTACGATGTGCTGAAAGCCATCCTGCAGTACATGTACCTCGGCGAGGTGCACATCACGAACGAGAATCTGAAGGAATTCATCAAAACCGCCGAAGGGCTGCAAATCCGTGGACTGAGCAAAGAAAACAAT GGAGATCTGATTATTCCGACACACCAGGACGTACTGCGCCGGGAGGAAAAGAACGAACAAATGCTGGACGAGTTCTGCCGGAAGCGGTCCGACATTGGGCAGCTCCAGACATCGTCCGTGCTGAACATAAAGCGCGTCaagacggctccggacggctcgaTGAcggccggcggcggcggcggcggcccggATGGAAATG AACCGAAAGTGGAAATGGTCGAGTATCTGGACAGTGAGGCGGGCACGCACCAATCGCCAACGTACTGCAGCATGGAACCGTACGCGGATAAAACCAATGCCCGCACCGCCATGGGCCATCTGGGGGCAATCAATAATG TAGCCGGTTTCAGCCAATCCGGCGCCGCGACCGTTTCCGGCGCAGCGGGACCTAATCAACCCGGTGGCTCTACCGGCCACAGCCATAATGTGCACGAGTACAAATCGGAGGACGACAGCAGTTGGATGGAGAAGTCGCTCGACAACATTTCCGTCAACTCGGAGCAAAGCATGAAGTACAacagcggcggtggcggcggcggtgccagtggcggcggcagcgggaACGGCGGCGGCAATGGTGATAAGAGCAAGGGGCGCAGCAGTCGGAACAGCAACCGGTCCACGGACGACAAAGCCAACTGTCTGACGCCACGCTGCTGTCCGGTCTGTTCGCGGCTCTACTCGAACGTGTCCAATCTGCGGCAGCACATGCGGCTGATACACAACCCGACGGCCGTCTGCTGCCCGATCTGCCAGAAGCACTTCAACTCCGAGCTCTACCTGAAGCGCCACTACTCGTCGATACACTCGATCAATCCTAACAGCACCGGCGATGGTGAGCTGGTCGACACGAAACCTCCCGCGTcgcaactgcagcagcaagcaccgccccagcaacagcaaggCCCTCAGCaaacgcaacaacagcaacagcagcaacaacaacagcagcaacagcaacaacagcagcagcagcagcagcaacaggcccaacagcaacaacctCAACAGCAAGCTCCAGCACCGACGGCAAATACCTGGAATCCGTACCATCATCACGATGCCTCCCAGTTGGTGAATCCTTTTATCAAGTAA